The Argopecten irradians isolate NY chromosome 4, Ai_NY, whole genome shotgun sequence genome has a window encoding:
- the LOC138320776 gene encoding uncharacterized protein isoform X3, with amino-acid sequence MALFGLPHVNTDGITAVILNTKDMETLLYIILLLQHVSGSNYFVIRKPMSALEAHNACVNKSSTLALPRTDEEEALAKVLNETGQVSLWTGEYVDAVAPWVYARGCWNVDEVIPTTELKQISGSFCLQHCGQHDFNNVLVQQKRCFCGSSNTKVEPYALCRNVCDDGGPCGGTKLYTHYNPCHEAQCLKEFHIERNCAYMDMAGQMKAALCGDLHFPVCVTDPQRPSFWVAVNRAKSPTKNLTGTSPLSNSSQCLYVTNDGQGVRYMDCNKTAYACCRNDTNNTNPVLTDQENTGDDTRPESNTPGIQATVDTNLNITNTVPNDADTNQTSDDHQTVEGRSSDPTNTGFSIGYLVLVVVLVLALCGVIIGILVLVKRRRKVHMPKGATVRSRPHYDYMEVEEDQTSGISLQSRLVSSPMVSRLPSTPEGGGHGIRNMDEQNYDIMDKRAGLKQNTSGSDTYHSVQIPSEGDYNELQTGTKRVSMGIRDSFYATAQSCSVMEGNYDGFQQRDQSIATESNYDQTPQFR; translated from the exons GCTCGAATTACTTCGTCATACGTAAGCCAATGTCGGCATTAGAGGCGCATAACGCATGCGTGAATAAAAGTAGTACGTTGGCTCTACCGAGGACAGATGAGGAGGAAGCACTAGCCAAGGTGTTGAATGAGACTGGGCAAGTCAGCCTGTGGACGGGGGAGTATGTTGATGCTGTCGCCCCCTGGGTGTATGCTAGAG GTTGTTGGAATGTAGATGAAGTAATACCAACCACTGAGCTTAAGCAGATCAGTGGATCTTTCTGTCTGCAACATTGTGGCCAACATGATTTTAACAATGTCCTTGTTCAG CAAAAAAGGTGTTTTTGTGGCAGTAGCAACACAAAGGTAGAACCATACGCTTTATGTAGGAACGTGTGTGACGATGGCGGTCCGTGCGGAGGGACAAAACTGTATACACACTACAACCCAT GTCATGAAGCTCAATGTCTGAAGGAGTTTCACATCGAGCGCAATTGTGCATACATGGACATGGCGGGCCAGATGAAGGCAGCATTATGTGGCGATCTACACTTCCCAGTTTGTGTGACAG ATCCCCAAAGACCGTCTTTCTGGGTGGCAGTTAATAGAGCGAAATCACCTACAAAGAATTTGACAG GAACTTCACCACTGAGTAACTCCTCACAATGTCTCTACGTCACAAATGATGGACAAGGTGTTAGATACATGGACTGTAACAAAACGGCTTATGCTTGTTGCAGAAATGATA CAAATAACACCAACCCTGTCCTAACTGATCAGGAAAACACTGGCGATGACACTAGACCGGAGAGCAATACGCCCGGTATCCAAGCTACGGTTGACACAAATC TAAATATCACTAACACTGTTCCTAATGATGCGGATACCAACCAGACCAGTGACGATCATCAAACAGTGGAGGGGAGATCATCGGACCCCACCAATACAGGTTTCTCTATCG GCTACCTTGTGCTTGTGGTAGTGCTAGTACTGGCTTTGTGTGGGGTCATCATCGGAATCCTAGTTCTGGTAAAGAGGAG AAGGAAGGTACACATGCCAAAAGGAGCTACTGTCCGAAGTCGTCCACATTATGACTATATGGAGGTTGAGGAGGACCAGACGTCTGGGATATCTCTCCAAAGCCGACTAGTCAGCTCACCAATGGTGTCAAGACTTCCTTCTACCCCAGAGGGTGGAGGACATGGAATACGAAATATGGATGAACAAAActatgatataatggacaagAGGGCCGGTTTGAAGCAGAATACCAGTGGATCTGACACTTACCACAGTGTGCAGATTCCCTCGGAGGGGGATTACAACGAACTCCAGACAGGGACAAAAAGAGTATCCATGGGGATACGGGATTCGTTCTATGCCACTGCGCAGTCATGTTCCGTCATGGAGGGCAATTACGACGGATTTCAACAACGTGATCAATCAATCGCAACTGAATCAAACTACGATCAAACACCACAGTTTCGTTGA
- the LOC138320776 gene encoding uncharacterized protein isoform X2, whose translation MALFGLPHVNTDGITAVILNTKDMETLLYIILLLQHVSGSNYFVIRKPMSALEAHNACVNKSSTLALPRTDEEEALAKVLNETGQVSLWTGEYVDAVAPWVYARGCWNVDEVIPTTELKQISGSFCLQHCGQHDFNNVLVQQKRCFCGSSNTKVEPYALCRNVCDDGGPCGGTKLYTHYNPCHEAQCLKEFHIERNCAYMDMAGQMKAALCGDLHFPVCVTGSGTDGPLHVFVNISEFQKMSWKDSNAFCRREGGVLADVSNRLSLFKSIVKNTNITSDPQRPSFWVAVNRAKSPTKNLTGTSPLSNSSQCLYVTNDGQGVRYMDCNKTAYACCRNDTNNTNPVLTDQENTGDDTRPESNTPGIQATVDTNLNITNTVPNDADTNQTSDDHQTVEGRSSDPTNTGFSIGYLVLVVVLVLALCGVIIGILVLVKRRKVHMPKGATVRSRPHYDYMEVEEDQTSGISLQSRLVSSPMVSRLPSTPEGGGHGIRNMDEQNYDIMDKRAGLKQNTSGSDTYHSVQIPSEGDYNELQTGTKRVSMGIRDSFYATAQSCSVMEGNYDGFQQRDQSIATESNYDQTPQFR comes from the exons GCTCGAATTACTTCGTCATACGTAAGCCAATGTCGGCATTAGAGGCGCATAACGCATGCGTGAATAAAAGTAGTACGTTGGCTCTACCGAGGACAGATGAGGAGGAAGCACTAGCCAAGGTGTTGAATGAGACTGGGCAAGTCAGCCTGTGGACGGGGGAGTATGTTGATGCTGTCGCCCCCTGGGTGTATGCTAGAG GTTGTTGGAATGTAGATGAAGTAATACCAACCACTGAGCTTAAGCAGATCAGTGGATCTTTCTGTCTGCAACATTGTGGCCAACATGATTTTAACAATGTCCTTGTTCAG CAAAAAAGGTGTTTTTGTGGCAGTAGCAACACAAAGGTAGAACCATACGCTTTATGTAGGAACGTGTGTGACGATGGCGGTCCGTGCGGAGGGACAAAACTGTATACACACTACAACCCAT GTCATGAAGCTCAATGTCTGAAGGAGTTTCACATCGAGCGCAATTGTGCATACATGGACATGGCGGGCCAGATGAAGGCAGCATTATGTGGCGATCTACACTTCCCAGTTTGTGTGACAG GTTCAGGGACAGATGGTCCACTGCACGTATTTGTGAACATATCGGAATTTCAGAAAATGTCATGGAAGGACTCTAATGCATTCTGCCGGAGAGAAGGTGGTGTTCTTGCTGATGTATCGAACAGACTTTCGTTATTTAAAAGCATTGTAAAAAATACTAATATTACTTCAGATCCCCAAAGACCGTCTTTCTGGGTGGCAGTTAATAGAGCGAAATCACCTACAAAGAATTTGACAG GAACTTCACCACTGAGTAACTCCTCACAATGTCTCTACGTCACAAATGATGGACAAGGTGTTAGATACATGGACTGTAACAAAACGGCTTATGCTTGTTGCAGAAATGATA CAAATAACACCAACCCTGTCCTAACTGATCAGGAAAACACTGGCGATGACACTAGACCGGAGAGCAATACGCCCGGTATCCAAGCTACGGTTGACACAAATC TAAATATCACTAACACTGTTCCTAATGATGCGGATACCAACCAGACCAGTGACGATCATCAAACAGTGGAGGGGAGATCATCGGACCCCACCAATACAGGTTTCTCTATCG GCTACCTTGTGCTTGTGGTAGTGCTAGTACTGGCTTTGTGTGGGGTCATCATCGGAATCCTAGTTCTGGTAAAGAGGAG GAAGGTACACATGCCAAAAGGAGCTACTGTCCGAAGTCGTCCACATTATGACTATATGGAGGTTGAGGAGGACCAGACGTCTGGGATATCTCTCCAAAGCCGACTAGTCAGCTCACCAATGGTGTCAAGACTTCCTTCTACCCCAGAGGGTGGAGGACATGGAATACGAAATATGGATGAACAAAActatgatataatggacaagAGGGCCGGTTTGAAGCAGAATACCAGTGGATCTGACACTTACCACAGTGTGCAGATTCCCTCGGAGGGGGATTACAACGAACTCCAGACAGGGACAAAAAGAGTATCCATGGGGATACGGGATTCGTTCTATGCCACTGCGCAGTCATGTTCCGTCATGGAGGGCAATTACGACGGATTTCAACAACGTGATCAATCAATCGCAACTGAATCAAACTACGATCAAACACCACAGTTTCGTTGA
- the LOC138320776 gene encoding uncharacterized protein isoform X1, with the protein MALFGLPHVNTDGITAVILNTKDMETLLYIILLLQHVSGSNYFVIRKPMSALEAHNACVNKSSTLALPRTDEEEALAKVLNETGQVSLWTGEYVDAVAPWVYARGCWNVDEVIPTTELKQISGSFCLQHCGQHDFNNVLVQQKRCFCGSSNTKVEPYALCRNVCDDGGPCGGTKLYTHYNPCHEAQCLKEFHIERNCAYMDMAGQMKAALCGDLHFPVCVTGSGTDGPLHVFVNISEFQKMSWKDSNAFCRREGGVLADVSNRLSLFKSIVKNTNITSDPQRPSFWVAVNRAKSPTKNLTGTSPLSNSSQCLYVTNDGQGVRYMDCNKTAYACCRNDTNNTNPVLTDQENTGDDTRPESNTPGIQATVDTNLNITNTVPNDADTNQTSDDHQTVEGRSSDPTNTGFSIGYLVLVVVLVLALCGVIIGILVLVKRRRKVHMPKGATVRSRPHYDYMEVEEDQTSGISLQSRLVSSPMVSRLPSTPEGGGHGIRNMDEQNYDIMDKRAGLKQNTSGSDTYHSVQIPSEGDYNELQTGTKRVSMGIRDSFYATAQSCSVMEGNYDGFQQRDQSIATESNYDQTPQFR; encoded by the exons GCTCGAATTACTTCGTCATACGTAAGCCAATGTCGGCATTAGAGGCGCATAACGCATGCGTGAATAAAAGTAGTACGTTGGCTCTACCGAGGACAGATGAGGAGGAAGCACTAGCCAAGGTGTTGAATGAGACTGGGCAAGTCAGCCTGTGGACGGGGGAGTATGTTGATGCTGTCGCCCCCTGGGTGTATGCTAGAG GTTGTTGGAATGTAGATGAAGTAATACCAACCACTGAGCTTAAGCAGATCAGTGGATCTTTCTGTCTGCAACATTGTGGCCAACATGATTTTAACAATGTCCTTGTTCAG CAAAAAAGGTGTTTTTGTGGCAGTAGCAACACAAAGGTAGAACCATACGCTTTATGTAGGAACGTGTGTGACGATGGCGGTCCGTGCGGAGGGACAAAACTGTATACACACTACAACCCAT GTCATGAAGCTCAATGTCTGAAGGAGTTTCACATCGAGCGCAATTGTGCATACATGGACATGGCGGGCCAGATGAAGGCAGCATTATGTGGCGATCTACACTTCCCAGTTTGTGTGACAG GTTCAGGGACAGATGGTCCACTGCACGTATTTGTGAACATATCGGAATTTCAGAAAATGTCATGGAAGGACTCTAATGCATTCTGCCGGAGAGAAGGTGGTGTTCTTGCTGATGTATCGAACAGACTTTCGTTATTTAAAAGCATTGTAAAAAATACTAATATTACTTCAGATCCCCAAAGACCGTCTTTCTGGGTGGCAGTTAATAGAGCGAAATCACCTACAAAGAATTTGACAG GAACTTCACCACTGAGTAACTCCTCACAATGTCTCTACGTCACAAATGATGGACAAGGTGTTAGATACATGGACTGTAACAAAACGGCTTATGCTTGTTGCAGAAATGATA CAAATAACACCAACCCTGTCCTAACTGATCAGGAAAACACTGGCGATGACACTAGACCGGAGAGCAATACGCCCGGTATCCAAGCTACGGTTGACACAAATC TAAATATCACTAACACTGTTCCTAATGATGCGGATACCAACCAGACCAGTGACGATCATCAAACAGTGGAGGGGAGATCATCGGACCCCACCAATACAGGTTTCTCTATCG GCTACCTTGTGCTTGTGGTAGTGCTAGTACTGGCTTTGTGTGGGGTCATCATCGGAATCCTAGTTCTGGTAAAGAGGAG AAGGAAGGTACACATGCCAAAAGGAGCTACTGTCCGAAGTCGTCCACATTATGACTATATGGAGGTTGAGGAGGACCAGACGTCTGGGATATCTCTCCAAAGCCGACTAGTCAGCTCACCAATGGTGTCAAGACTTCCTTCTACCCCAGAGGGTGGAGGACATGGAATACGAAATATGGATGAACAAAActatgatataatggacaagAGGGCCGGTTTGAAGCAGAATACCAGTGGATCTGACACTTACCACAGTGTGCAGATTCCCTCGGAGGGGGATTACAACGAACTCCAGACAGGGACAAAAAGAGTATCCATGGGGATACGGGATTCGTTCTATGCCACTGCGCAGTCATGTTCCGTCATGGAGGGCAATTACGACGGATTTCAACAACGTGATCAATCAATCGCAACTGAATCAAACTACGATCAAACACCACAGTTTCGTTGA